Genomic DNA from Methylocystis sp. MJC1:
GTCTGGGTCGCCGTCCGCAGCGAGGCGGTCTTCGGCCCCGAGGGGAAGATTCTGGGCGTGCGCCATGCCTGGGAATTCGACGAAATGTATTCGGCCTTCGCCGTCCAGGGGCTTGGCAAGGACGGCAAGCCGCCCACACGGGACGAGCTTGCGCCGCTCGCCAAGACCAATGTCGAGTCGCTCGCCGAGTTCGACTATTTCACTTATGCGAAGCAGAACGGCGCCAAGGCCGCCTTCAAGCCGCCGGAGGGCGTCTATCTGGAGGCGAACGACAAGAAGATCGTGACGCTGCATTTCTTCTTGCCGCTCGAGACGCCGGTCGCCGCTACCAAACCCTTTTCCTTCCAGGTCTATGATCCGACCTATTTCGTTTCCTTTGCCTTTGAAAAGAAAGACCCGGTCAAGCTCGCCCAGGCGCCGGGCGGCTGTTCGGTCAGCCTTGTCGAGCCGGCCCCGCTGGTGGCCGCTGATAATCAAAAGCTGAGCGAAGCCTTCTTCCAGAACATGTCGCCCGGCGCCGATTTCGGCGTGAAGCTCGCGACCCGCGCCATCGTGGCCTGCCCGTGACGCCGAGACGGTTGGGGTTTCTTGCGGCGGCCGTCCTGGCGCTCGTGCTCTGCGCGATCGAGCCCGCGGCCGCCCAGCGCCACCCCTTCGCCGTCGGCGGCGGCGAGGCGGCTTGCGGCGCCGGGGGCCTCGCCGGGCTTATCCTCGCCTGGCAAGGCAAGTTCAACGCCGAGCTGCAGGCGGCCGCACGCCTGCTGAAGAGCGACGCGAGCGCCTTTTTTGCCCTCGCCGCGGCAAGCTTCGCCTATGGCGTTTTTCACGCCGCCGGGCCCGGCCACGGCAAGGCCGTGCTGACCTCCTATATGGTCGCCAATGAGGTGCAGCTGAAGCGCGGGCTGGCGCTGGCCGCCCTCGCCGCTTTGCTGCAGGGGGTGGTGGCGATTGCGCTGGTCCTCGTCGCCGCGCTCGTCTTCCGCGCCACGGCGGGCCAGATGACGAACGCCGCACGCGTCATCGAAATCGTGAGCTATCTCGCCATCGCCGCGCTGGGCGCGAGGCTCATATGGTCCAAGGGCGCTGGCCTTCTCGGCGCTCTGCGCCAACCGGCCTTGGCGATCGCTACAGCCAACGGCTCCGGTCGGTTCCTATGCGAAGCAATCGACGATCCAAACCATATGCATGGTCCGAGCTGCGGCTGCGCGCCTGATCCGGCGACACTTTCAGGCCCAGGCTTTCGCTGGGGAGACGCTCTCGCGACCGTGCTCGCGGCGGGATTGCGGCCCTGCTCCGGCGCCATTCTCATTCTGGTCTTCACGCTATCCCAGGAGACGCTGGCTGCGGGCGCCGGCGCGGTTCTGGCGATGTCGGCGGGCACAGCCGTGACGACCGGCGCGCTCGCCGCCGTCGCGGTCTACGCCAAGGACCTGGCGTTGCGCGTGAGCGGCGGCGGCGCGCGGCGCATGGCGATCGTCGCGCGCACAGCCGAGCTTCTTGCCGCGCTTCTGGTTTTCGGCCTTGGCGTCGCGTTGCTCGCCGGCATGGGCATTTCTTGCAGCGCATCGTAAGTTTCGTGCGCCGCAGCACAATTCCCGCGACGCGGCTGCCGTTAAACGCCTGACACACGCGCTATTTTGATTGCAGAAAACGATTCGGCGCCAGACCGTTCGAATTGCCAGATTCCTTTTTTCGAGGGTGGAAAATGACGAGCCCAGAGCAACAGCACGACCCCTATGCGGCGCGGCCCTGGCTCGCCTCCTATCCGGCGGGCGTTCCGGCCACGATCGACCCAGGCCGTTCGACCCTCGTCGATCTCCTGCGGAAAAGCACGGCCGCCTATGCCGATCGCCCGGCAATGGAAAGCTTCGGCGCGCGGCTCAGCTATCGCGAATTGACGCGCGCCGCCGAAGCCGTCGCGTCCTGGCTGCAAAGGCAAGGGCTGGAGAAAGGCGACCGCGTCGCCATCATGTCGCCCAATGTTCTCGCCTATCCGGCGATCCTCTTCGGCGTTTTGTTGGCGGGCGGCGTCGTCGTGAACGTCAATCCGCTCTATACGCCGGTCGAGCTCGAATTCCAGATCAACGATGCGGGCGCACGTTTCCTCTTCGTTTTCGAGAATTTCGCACATACCGCGCAGGCCGCATGGCCACGCATGAAGGTCGAACGGGCGATCATCGTCGCGCCCGGCGATCTCATGGGGCTGAAAGGCTTCCTCGTGAATTTCGTTTCGCGGCAGATCAAAAGGGCGGTTCCCGCCTATGCGATTCCAGAAAGCCTGTCCTTCACCGATGTTTTGCGCGAAGGCGGCAAGCGCCCGTTCACGCCGGCCCAGGTCGCGCCTGAGGACGTTGCTTTTCTGCAATATACGGGCGGCACCACCGGCGTGGCCAAGGGCGCGATCTTGCTCCACCGCAACGTCGCCGCCAATGTCGAGCAGACCTGGGCCTGGCTCGAGTCCTATCTCGGACCGACCGGCCCGCATGTGATGGTGACGGCGCTGCCGCTCTATCACATCTTCGCGCTCACGGCCTGCTGCATGCTGACGATGCGGGCCGGCGGCTGCTGCCTGCTCATCGCCAATCCCCGCGACCTCAAGGGCCTGATTGCGACGCTGCGCAAGACCCGCTTCACGGTTTTCTCGGGCGTGAACACCCTCTACGCCGCCCTCGCCGATTACCCGGGCATCGCACAAGTGGATTTCTCGACTCTCAAGATGAACATCGCCGGGGGCATGTCGACCCAGCAGGTCGTCGCGCAGAAGTGGAAGGCGATATCGGGCAAGCCCATCCTCGAAGGTTATGGCCTCTCCGAGACATCGCCGATCCTGACCGTCAATCGCCCGGATATCGTGGAGTTCACTGGCGGCATCGGCTATCCGCTGCCCTCGACGGAGATCACCTTGCGCGACGAGCACGGCGATGTGGCGCCCTTTGGCGAGCGCGGCGAACTCTGGGCGCGCGGCCCGCAGGTGACGCCGGGCTATTGGCGCCGCCCCGACGAGACCGCCAAGGCCATGACGCCCGACGGCTTCTTCAAGACGGGCGACGTCGCCGTCATGCAACCGGACGGCATGTTCAAGATCGTCGATCGCCTGAAGGACATTATTCTCGTCTCGGGCTTCAACGTCTATCCCAATGAGGTCGAGGCGGCGCTCGCCGAACACCCGAAGGTGAAGGAGGTCGCCGTCATCGGCGTGCCCTTCGCCCATTCCGGCGAGGCGCCCATGGCTTTTGTCACCGCGCGCGATTCGAGCCTCACAGCGGAGGAGCTGCGCCGCTTCGCCCATGAGCGGCTCACCGGCTACAAAGTGCCGCGCTTTTACGAGTTCCGCGAGAGCCTGCCGAAAACCAATGTGGGCAAGATTTTGCGCCGCGCGCTGCGCGACGAATATTTCGCGCGGCCCAAGGCGCCTGCCAATGAGGAGCAGGCGTAGGCCCCCTCCCTGTCCCTCCCCCGCTAAAGCCCGTCGAACGACGGGCGTCTTTCGACGCCCTATGGCGGGAGGGGAACGCTCACGAACAACGTTCTGCATGAAGGCCGCGCACTGCCCCCTCTCCCGCGAAGCGGGGGAGGGTTGGGGAGGGGGTCAACCTCCAAATTGGCGCGCCGCCTCGTCGATCCCCGCGTAAACGAGGTCCAGCTCCTCGCCCGTCACGCAATAAGGCGGCAGCGCATAGATCGTTGGCCCGAGCGGGCGCAGCAGCAATCCGCGCGCGTTGAAGAAGCGCATGAGGTCGAGGCTGATCGTGGCGAGATAGCCACTCTGCGCGACTTTCATATCGAGCGCCACGATCGTGCCGAGATGACGCACGGACGAAAAACGGGGGTCTTGCGCAAAGCGCGCGGCGCGTTCGGCCTGCATGGCGCAGAGATTTGCGACTCGCGCGCGCGCGTCGGTCTTTTCCCACACTTCTAAATTGGCCAGGGCGGCGGCGCAGCCGATCGGATTGGCGGTGTAGGAGCTCGAATGGAAAAAAGCGCGGGCGCGGTCCGGCGCATAATGCGCTTCGTAGATCTCGCGCTTGCACATGGTGACGGCGAGCGGCACGGCGCCGCCGGTGAGGCCCTTCGAATAGCAGGCGATGTCGGGCACGATGCCCGTCTGCTCGCAGGCGAAGAGCGTTCCCGTGCGGCCGAAGCCCGTCATCACTTCATCGGCGATGAAGAGCGTCCGGTATTTTTCGCAGATGCGCTTCATCTCGCGCAGCACTTGCGCGCTGTAAGTCAACATGCCGCCGGCGCCGAGGATCAGCGGCTCCACGATAAAGGCCGCGGCGCCCTCGCGACAAAACTTCTCCAGCGCGTCGAGCGTTTCCTGCTCGGCGCCTGCATGCGGAAAGGGCGCGCGCGCGACGTCGAAGAGCAAGGGCTCGTAGGACGCATTGAACACTGTCCGCGCGCCGGCCGACATGGTTCCAACCGTATCGCCGTGATAGGCGTACTCCAGCGCGATCACGCGCGCGCGCGTCTCGCCGCGATGGCGCCAATAGCCGAGCGCCATTTTGATCGCGACCTCGACCGACGTCGAGCCGCTGTCCGAATAGAAGACGTAATCGAGCCCGGGCTGCGCAATCTCGACGAGACGGCGCGCCAACGCTTCCGCAGGCTCGTGTGTGAAGCCCGCAAAGATGATCTGATCGAGCGTTTCCGTCTGCTTGCGGATCGCCGCCATGATCTCGGGGCGGCGATGCCCGTGGGTGATCACCCACCAGGACGAGATGGCGTCGAGAAAGCGCGTTCCGTCTTCCGCCGTCAGCCATGCGCCTTCGGCATGCGCGATCTTATAGGCGCCCGGCTGCAAGGCGTGTTGCGTGAACGGGCGCCAGACAGGCGAATCGGTGACGATGCTCATCTATTCGAAATCCGTTCGCGAGAAGGCGGCGTCGAAAGCAGTGCGTAGCGTTTCTTTCGACAAGACGGCAAGGCGCGGCAGGCGCCCGAGCGCCTTCACCTTGCCGATCCGCAAGATCGTCTCCTGTGCCTCCCGTTCTTCCTCGCCGACAAAAGCGACGCCATGAATGGCGATGGCGCGATGGCGCAGAACCTCGATGGTGAGGAGCGAATGATTGATCGCGCCGAGCCGCGTGCGCGCCACCAGTATGACGGGCAGGCGCCAGCGCGCCAAAACGTCGATCGTCAGTATCTCGTCCGTGAGCGGAACCATCACGCCGCCCGCCGTCTCGATGACGAGCGGACCCGCGACATCCGGCGGCGTGAGGCTTGCGGCGTCTATCTCTACCCCTTCAGCGCGTGCGGCGATATGCGGCGAGGCGGCCAGCCGCAAGCGCCAGGCCTCGGGAAGAATGCGCTCTCGCGGCGCGCCCGAGAGCCGCGCGACTGTTTGCGAGTCCGTCTCCTCGTCGAGCCCAGCTTGCACGGGCTT
This window encodes:
- a CDS encoding AMP-binding protein, with protein sequence MTSPEQQHDPYAARPWLASYPAGVPATIDPGRSTLVDLLRKSTAAYADRPAMESFGARLSYRELTRAAEAVASWLQRQGLEKGDRVAIMSPNVLAYPAILFGVLLAGGVVVNVNPLYTPVELEFQINDAGARFLFVFENFAHTAQAAWPRMKVERAIIVAPGDLMGLKGFLVNFVSRQIKRAVPAYAIPESLSFTDVLREGGKRPFTPAQVAPEDVAFLQYTGGTTGVAKGAILLHRNVAANVEQTWAWLESYLGPTGPHVMVTALPLYHIFALTACCMLTMRAGGCCLLIANPRDLKGLIATLRKTRFTVFSGVNTLYAALADYPGIAQVDFSTLKMNIAGGMSTQQVVAQKWKAISGKPILEGYGLSETSPILTVNRPDIVEFTGGIGYPLPSTEITLRDEHGDVAPFGERGELWARGPQVTPGYWRRPDETAKAMTPDGFFKTGDVAVMQPDGMFKIVDRLKDIILVSGFNVYPNEVEAALAEHPKVKEVAVIGVPFAHSGEAPMAFVTARDSSLTAEELRRFAHERLTGYKVPRFYEFRESLPKTNVGKILRRALRDEYFARPKAPANEEQA
- a CDS encoding adenosylmethionine--8-amino-7-oxononanoate transaminase; protein product: MSIVTDSPVWRPFTQHALQPGAYKIAHAEGAWLTAEDGTRFLDAISSWWVITHGHRRPEIMAAIRKQTETLDQIIFAGFTHEPAEALARRLVEIAQPGLDYVFYSDSGSTSVEVAIKMALGYWRHRGETRARVIALEYAYHGDTVGTMSAGARTVFNASYEPLLFDVARAPFPHAGAEQETLDALEKFCREGAAAFIVEPLILGAGGMLTYSAQVLREMKRICEKYRTLFIADEVMTGFGRTGTLFACEQTGIVPDIACYSKGLTGGAVPLAVTMCKREIYEAHYAPDRARAFFHSSSYTANPIGCAAALANLEVWEKTDARARVANLCAMQAERAARFAQDPRFSSVRHLGTIVALDMKVAQSGYLATISLDLMRFFNARGLLLRPLGPTIYALPPYCVTGEELDLVYAGIDEAARQFGG
- a CDS encoding DUF1007 family protein, whose product is MKPLKISILSALALAWVAVAQAHPHVWVAVRSEAVFGPEGKILGVRHAWEFDEMYSAFAVQGLGKDGKPPTRDELAPLAKTNVESLAEFDYFTYAKQNGAKAAFKPPEGVYLEANDKKIVTLHFFLPLETPVAATKPFSFQVYDPTYFVSFAFEKKDPVKLAQAPGGCSVSLVEPAPLVAADNQKLSEAFFQNMSPGADFGVKLATRAIVACP
- a CDS encoding nickel/cobalt transporter, which produces MTPRRLGFLAAAVLALVLCAIEPAAAQRHPFAVGGGEAACGAGGLAGLILAWQGKFNAELQAAARLLKSDASAFFALAAASFAYGVFHAAGPGHGKAVLTSYMVANEVQLKRGLALAALAALLQGVVAIALVLVAALVFRATAGQMTNAARVIEIVSYLAIAALGARLIWSKGAGLLGALRQPALAIATANGSGRFLCEAIDDPNHMHGPSCGCAPDPATLSGPGFRWGDALATVLAAGLRPCSGAILILVFTLSQETLAAGAGAVLAMSAGTAVTTGALAAVAVYAKDLALRVSGGGARRMAIVARTAELLAALLVFGLGVALLAGMGISCSAS
- the bioD gene encoding dethiobiotin synthase, producing MTRRFVIVGTDTGVGKTIFSAALVQALGASYWKPVQAGLDEETDSQTVARLSGAPRERILPEAWRLRLAASPHIAARAEGVEIDAASLTPPDVAGPLVIETAGGVMVPLTDEILTIDVLARWRLPVILVARTRLGAINHSLLTIEVLRHRAIAIHGVAFVGEEEREAQETILRIGKVKALGRLPRLAVLSKETLRTAFDAAFSRTDFE